In Enoplosus armatus isolate fEnoArm2 chromosome 12, fEnoArm2.hap1, whole genome shotgun sequence, the DNA window aggaggattctcaggcaggttctgcagatATAAGAAGCaacttttttgtttgatttctaaGCTGATTTATGGGCATTTATTCTGGACTGACATCAGAGATAATCGGGGGTGTAGCAGTTAATTCTGGACCCTCCCTGGATCCACGGCTATTCATTCTGCTATCTTGGTGGGCCCTGCACACGCAGTCCCCTTTTCCCCCCAGTCCGATGCCCCTGGAGATAATGAGATCCTCaggaagtgtaagtcacactaaatctaaaaatgtgtgtgttaagacTCAGAAACTAAAATAACACCTACAGGCACTCGTTCCTCTCACCTTACACAGTGTCTTTGCCTCATGTCTCTCCCTCATCAGCCCCCCTTCAATTCTCCCTCACCCCCCTTGGGAGGCGCCTCACagtttaaaaactgaaacataataaaaacacaaaaatggtCTTTTAAAgtcacactgcagagaaaaggcTGAGCGCTCTGAGAAGAAGACGCTGATGTTTGTAGAAAgcttcaacaacaaaacaagacgcTGCTGCATTCAGGAACACGCATTAATATTGAGGTATTTTAATTATAGTATTATTAAATTACTTCCAGCTGTGCTAGCAGTGAAGCTTTAGGGAtgttgatattattattttcacacacacttttatatttccttcatgtgtttttgtttctacgtgtgtgaaacaataaataaacaaataaataaagataaataaatgtctgttcaacctgaaatatctcaaaatgtgGAACAACTTCCCCAACTGCTAAGgtgcatggagagagagacaaaagtcTGATGAGGTCAGACTTTTAGCACCAGGGACCCACAGTGGGTCTCCTGGGTGTCAGGCTTACATCCAGTGGTAAGAGGCGCATATCTGTGAGGAGCTGTTGCTCCTTTTCtctggttttattgttttctgtttctgtttctcaggAGAGTTCAGCCTGCAatgcctgacctctgacccctgacccctctGAGAGACacctctgaggaggaggaggagcaggagctctgaggagggatggaaggaggagaCGAGAAGAGCCGAGGAGAAGAGGCTGAAATCTCCTCCAAACTGGGGACGGCCTCgccgagaggaggaggaggaggaagagcagaaggaggaggagacaccTGCAAACAAAATGGCCTCATCAACACCCACAGGATGGGGGCCGAGCCTCGGGAGGCGCTGCTGTTGGTGTACTCAGCTCCTCAGTATCAGGGTCATGTGGTGGTCAACACCCCTCCtcagcaggagaggagcagtggacgaggaggaggtgggggtccTCCTCAGCTCCTGAATCCCAGcgccctcctcccccaccagGCAGTGGCGGACCCCCGCCTCGGGCCGACCCccggcctcctcctctgcccagAGAGCATCCTGCGGGCGTGGGGTGAGGCCGGGGGAGGTGACTGTTGCGAGACCACCTTCATCGAGGGGCTGGGTCCTGAcgcctcctcctcagctgctgctacctcctcctccacaaagGAGGCGCTGCTGTTTGCTGACGGGAAGTTTCTGGACTTTTCTGGAGAGGACTCGAAGATTCACACGCTGTCATATGACATCGACGATGAGGACGAATTCCAGGAGCTCGAGGTGAAGATAATGTCATGTGAACAGTCTGTATGATGTCATGTGTACAGTCTGTATGATGTCATGTGTACAGTCTGTATGATGTCATGTATGATGTCATGTGTGCAGTCTGTATGATGTCATGTGAACAGTCTGTATGATGTCATGTGTACAGTCTGTATGATGTCATGTGTACAGTCTGTATGATGTCATGTATGATGTCATGTGTGCAGTCTGTATGATGTCATGCGTACAGTCTGTATGATGTCATGTGTACAGTCTGTATGATGTCAAGTGTACAGTCTGTATGTCATGTGTACAGTCCGTATGATGTCATGTGTACGGTCTGTATGATGTCATGTGTACAGTCTGTATGTCATGTGTACAGTCCGTATGATGTCATGTGTACGGTCTGTATGATGTCATGCGTACGGTCTGTATGATGTCATGTGTACGGTCTGTATAATGTCATGTGTACAGTCTGTATGATGTCATGCGCACGGTCTGTATGATGTCATGTGTACAGTCTGTATGTCATGTGTGCAGTCTGTATGTCATGTGTACGGTCTGTATGATGTCATGCGTACGGTCTGTATGATGTCATGCGCACGGTCTGTATGATGTCATGTGTACAGTCTGTATGATGTCATGTGTACAGTCTGTATGACACAGTGCCCCCTGCTGGGTCAAAGATAAACGTTACAAAAGCAGCTGCAGGTCCTCTGCTGTGATCAAACGACTGTGTGGAAGTCAATGTGAAAGACTCACGTTCAGCGTCAACAGACCTCTTTGAgacctccacccctccatcttCTGTCCTTCACCCTCCATCCACCAAATCCCCAAACCTGCATCCTACTCTTTATTACCCATACTCCACCTTCACAATCCTCCACCCTCTATATTTCAACTTCCACGTCTATTCTCCATCCTTCTTCGTCAACCCTAtatcctccatcctcctcctaaAATCCTTCATCCTCTATGCTTCATACAGcgtcctccaccctcctccactGTCTGAGTGTCTCATGttcagcctccagcagcagaatAACACACCTCTTGAATTTTGATGTCGACCAGCTTCATCAAAGAGCTGAGAGGGAGGATCTGTAGAgaatacagagaggaggaggaggaggaggagagagggagttgTGGAAGAGGTGAGAAGAGGTGGAGATTAGGAAGTGGAAACTGATGGAAGAAGAGCTGAGAGGTGAGATttactcagacagacagacagacagatgaatcTGGTCAACTAATATTTGTCCTCATCAGAAGAAGCTCAGTGAATGTGCTGAGAGCTGGACTTGTTGTGTAAAATCTGTGCTGACTTCAGTGGTGGaggtactcagatcctttactacagtaaaagtactaataccacacaatgaaaatactccactacaagtaaaagtcctctaTTTAAACCTTcctgcagtaaaagtatgtaagtattgtcagtatcacagtaacactatataagtactgtcagtatcctgctgtagatgtttcaggttaagctcatttgaagtactttgtatactgttgggtactCTCATGTAAagcgatgcatcatattctCTGTTTGGAGCgctgctgtcctgtgagaaccacgtatcttCAGGCTTTTTGATTCACGTGTGTCACAGTTTTCTTTACACGTAGTTACATGaaggttttaaatattttgtccatcATCGTTCTGACATTGTGTGTCTCTGAGGTTGTTTTTTGAGCCTTTTTCAGATGAAGCATATTTTATAATCCATCTAATTGAGCGCTCTgacatccctccatccatccagttGTGAGTCAGTGAGCTTCCAGCAGAATGAGATTAGcgagctgcagctctctgaacGACACATTTGGCCGCCTAACAGCCAATCGCTTTAGGGACGATTAGCTGTAAATGCTGTGATTTTGTCTCTGTAAAGTCCAGCTTTAATCTACTCTGTCCCTCTAATACCGGAGAGAGGGCTTACTGAAGGAGTGCCTGCTTTCACTTGCATACTAGTAATAGAATACATAGTTTATCACAGCACAGGTGAAATGTACATGAATTATTATCATAAAGACTGTCTTTTATGTAGTCACACTgaatattttcagaataaaacaaaacaaaaacatttgatctGTATTTTGATTTACAGGTGTTTTGAGCCTCAACAATCAAAATATATCCAGTCAGAAATACAAAACTCCTACTTGACAATCTGTAAATATGATCTTCTCCTAAAAACATGCTTGAAGTGAACATCAATCAAAGATAAGACAgcgctgtgtttctgtgtttgtccccAGACTGCAAGTCATAcccacttgtgtgtgtgtgtgtgtgtgtgtttcatcagaGTGACTACTCCAGCGAATCAGAGAGTGAGGATACCTTCCTGTTGATGCCTCCCAGAGATCACCTGGGCCTCAGTGTCTTCTCCATGCTCTGCTGCTTCTGGCCGCTCGGCATCGCCGCCTTCTACCTGTCGCACGAGGTGAAGACACGCCCCCACACACCTGAcctgacacacattcacagttcaCATGTTCCTTTTCACACTGTGGCAGTTGTAtcatagtagtagtagaagcAGCAGTGATACTAACAGTAGTAGCACTACTAGTATGGTTAGAAGTAGTATTAGTACTAACAGAAACAGTTGCAGCTGTACTGCTGCCGGTACAAGTACATTGCTGGGTAATAAGTAGATTACAGTACCAACAGCAGCAATAGCAGTAATACTAGCAGTAGTATTGGTAGATTAATAATAGTTGTAGTACCAgtatctgcagcagctgcaataCAAGCAGGTGATGTAGTGTGTATCAGCTGATGTAGTGTGTATCAGctgatgtagtgtgtgtgtgtgtgtgtgtgtgtgtgtgtgtgtgtgtaacagctgatgtagtgtgtgtgtgtgtgtgtgtgtgtgtgtgtgtgtgtaacagctgatgtagtgtgtgtgtgtgtgtgtgtgtttgtttgtgtgtgtgtgtctgtgtgtgtgtgtgtgtgtgtgtgtgtgtgtgtgtgtgtgtgtgtgtgtgtgtaacagtaaGCGTGTGTTTTCAGCTAATCGGATGATTCCAGACATGAGAAGGTTCAGCTCAGTTTACAGGAAACAGACTCCAGTGGTGATGAGGGATGAGGACACGTCAGAATAGGGTACTTTACTGTCAAGGTACTTTACTGTCAAGATACTTTACTGTCAAGGTACTTTACTGTCAGGATACTTTACTGTCAAGATAGTTTACTGTCAAGATAGTTTACTGTCAGGATACTTTACTGTCAAGGCACTTTACTGTCAAGATACTTTACTGTCAAGGTACTTTACTGTCAGGATACTTTACTGTCAGGATACTTTACTGTCAAGGTACTTTACTGTCAGGATACTTTACTGTCAAGATACTTTACTGTCAGGATACTTTACTGTCAAGATACTTTACTGTGAAGATACTTTACTGTCAAGATACTTTACTGTCAGGATACTTTACTGTCAAGACACTTTACTGTCAAGATACTTTACTGTCAGGATACTTTACTGTCAAGAcactttactgtgtgtgtgtgtgtgtgtgtgtgtgcgtatcaGCTGATGTAGTGTGTGTAACAGCTGATGCAGTATGTAACAGCTGATGTAGTGTGTATCAGCTgatgtagtgtttgtgtgtgtgtgtgtgtgtgtgtgtgtgtgtgtgtgtaacagctgATGTAGTGTGTAACAACTGATGTAGTGTGTAACAGCTGATGTAGTGCGTATCAGCTGATGTAGTGTGTATCAGCTgatgtagtgtttgtgtgtgtgtgtgtgtgtgtgtgtgtgtgtgtgtgtgtcccgctGTGTGTGATGGTGG includes these proteins:
- the LOC139293932 gene encoding synapse differentiation-inducing gene protein 1; this translates as MEGGDEKSRGEEAEISSKLGTASPRGGGGGRAEGGGDTCKQNGLINTHRMGAEPREALLLVYSAPQYQGHVVVNTPPQQERSSGRGGGGGPPQLLNPSALLPHQAVADPRLGPTPGLLLCPESILRAWGEAGGGDCCETTFIEGLGPDASSSAAATSSSTKEALLFADGKFLDFSGEDSKIHTLSYDIDDEDEFQELESDYSSESESEDTFLLMPPRDHLGLSVFSMLCCFWPLGIAAFYLSHETNKAVSKGDFHLASSSSRRALFLAVLSITIGTGIYVGVAVALIAYLSKNHHW